From the Thomasclavelia ramosa DSM 1402 genome, the window TTAATAATAAATTCACTATGTGTTATACCTTGTTTTAAGTTAAAACCACTAATAATTTTTTTATTTAGCTCAAGTATTTTGTTTATTAATTCATTATTGGCTTGTGATGGAAATTCTCGCATAGTTGCAGAAAAGACATCAGGAATATTAAAATAATGAGTATCTCCAATTATCAAATTTTCAAACTCATGATTTACACATATTCCTTCTACTACAAATTCTTGTCCAATAACAAATTCTTCCAAAAGTATTTTTTTCTGTTTCGAATATCTAAGCGATTCTTGAAATTTTTGAATAAGTTCTTCAACATTTGATACTTTATATACACCTTTACTCCCTTGATTATCAATAGGCTTTATTATTATTGCTCCATTGATTGAATTAAAAAAACTAATGGCATCTTCTAGATTTACACACAATTTGTATTTTAAAGTTTTAATCCCTAGTTCTTTACATCTTTCTCTCATCAAAAATTTGTCAGTAAATAAACATGCTACAGAATAGTCATTTCCAGGTAATTCCATTTTTTCAGCTACATAAGCAATTGTACGTACTGGCAAGTCAGTCTGATCTGTAATAACACCACAAATATTATATTTTTCTGCTAATTTAACTATGTTTATTTCATCTCGAATATCATAATATTCTGAATATTTAGATATTTTATGTCCTGGTTCTTCCCTATTTGGAGAAATAACCAAGGTATTATATCCTAATTGATTTGCTCTTTCAATCAAAGGTATTTGAAGTGTGTTAGCACCCAATATCATTAACGTATCCTTCATATTTTCTCCTCATTTCTAAAGTAATTCACATAATTTTTTTAAAATATAATTAATATCATCATCACTTAACTTTGTATGTAATGGTAAAGTCACTTCATTTATAAATTGATTATATGCATTTGGATAATCCTTGATATCAAATCCTAACTTTTTATACGCTGTTAGTAATGGTAATGGTTTATAATGTACATTACATGCAATTCCTTTTTTTGCCATCTCTGTAATGATTTCATTTCTTTGTTCACCAGATATTCCATTAATTCTCACTAGATATAAATGACCTGATGAGTTATGATTCTCATCATAATGATTTAATATTTGAACATCTAAATCTTTTAATCCTTCATTGTATTTATAAATAATTTCTTTTCTTCGTGATAATAATTTCTGATATTTATCTAACTGTGCTAATCCAATACCAGCCATAATATCTGTCATATTACATTTATAAGCTGGTGAAATAACATCATATTCCCACGCCCCTAACTTAGTCTTGGCTAATGCATCTTTGGATTGACCGTGAAGTGATAATAACTGATATTGTTCATAAATATTTTCATTATCGATATTTTCTATATCTTTCCAGACTACCGCTCCCCCCTCAGCAGTAGTTAAATTCTTTACCGCATGAAAACTAAAAGAAGTGAAGTCAGCTACTTCACCACACATCTTATTATCTTTAGATGCTCCAAATGCATGTGCTGCATCAGCCATCACAATAATTCTACCAAATGCTTTTTGAATTTCATTTGAAGCCTTAAATAAATCTTTTTTAGCTTCAACTATTTCAAATATTTTTTTATAATCGCACATAATACCAGCTAGATCAATTGGAATAATAACCTTGGTTCTTTCAGTGATCTTGGCATTCAATTGATTATAGTCCATTTCAAATGAGTCCTTAGCCACATCAACTAATATTGGTGTTGCTCCAACATGACATATTACTGAACAAGTTGCAGTATAAGTGTACGCAGAAGTAATTACTTCATCTCCAGGACCAACACCAAGTAATCTAAGCGTTAATTCCATACAAGCAGTAGCACTATTTAGACATACTGCCCTTGAAGTATTACAATAATCAGCAATTCTTCTTTCAAACTCCTTGGTTTTTGGGCCTGTTGTAATCCACCCTGATTTTAAAGTATTTATTACACCATTGATTTCCTCCTCACCAATATCAGGTGGTGAAAAAGGTATATTCTTTTTTTCTATAATATCCATAATCTCTCTCCCCTCCATAATAAAAAACTGCTTTATGCAGTTAAATTGTACAAAAAAAGAATATAGTTCCCCCTACCCCAAGTAGAAGAAACTATATTCAAATTATTAAAATGTGCGGTAAACCAGCTACATTTATTAAATTTTACTTTTTATTTCAAGCCCAGCTAAGATATGTCGATTTAAAAACTCGATATCTAAAACCGCTATTCTGTTGTGCTTATCAATCTTAACAATATGATCTTGATAATGAATTAATGGTCCATATATAACTTTAGCTTTATTATCTTCTATAAATGCTTGGGACATTTCTAAGATACCTTCGCTATTGAGTAGTTTATTAAACATCTCGATTTCTTCATCTCTTAAAGCTGTAACTCCATCATCTTTAAGCTGCTTAATCAAACCATCTCTCTGTTCCCCTAATTCATATAACAGATTATCAAAATCACTTTGCTTCATCTCACTTCTAACAAAAATATATCCTGGAAATAACATTTTTAATGTATTTCCTTTAATATCTCGACGATAGTATTCAATCTTTGGAATAAAAGCATCAAGACCTTTTCTTCTTAGAACTGAACACAACTTATTTTCTTTTGCAACTAATGCAAATAATACATACCAGTTATCTTTCATAACAACTCCTATGTTTTACTTGTAACTTCCAAAGGAACTTTCATTGTTTTACCAAAAACATCACCAATAAAAGCAACTCTTTTATGACGATCAATTTTCTTAATCATTTCCTCTTTACCAACTAATGGTCCTTTTTGAACTATTAACTTAGAATCAGTAATAGTTCCCATTGAACGGGTTATTAAATGATCATCATTAAATAACGATTCTAAAAGTTCTTTTTCATTATTGGCTAATGATAAAACTTTTTGTTCATCACTTTGCATAATTCTCATCGTAGAATCCATATCTTTTTCTAAACTTTCAATAATCTGATAAAACTCCTGTGAATTAAATTCACTTTCAATAAAGATATAATTAGGAAACATCGGCACTTCTGCAAATACCTTCTTTCCATCTTTTTTCATTAACTTTTCAATTTTTGGTACAAAAGCAGTCATCTCAGGATGATTATTAAAATAAAGTAAAAGATCATTGATCTTATTATCATTTGCAAAAATAATATACCAATTCATCATAATCCTCCTTACAATATAAACTAACTTTTGGTCACAAAACTGTCTTATATTAAAGTACTCTACGAACAAAAAAATTCTATAGTTACGTAAGCATTTTATCATTATCGAACAAAAAATGATAGGATAAATTGTCAAAAAACACCGATAAAACTAAATTATAAATTTATTTACCAAATAATTAATGTTTTAAATAGATTTAAGTACTATTTCTAGTCATTTTTTTGGTCAAAAGAATCTAAAAGAAAGAAGAGTATAATATATGCCAAGAAGAGGAGAAAATATTTTTAGAAGAAAAGATGGCAGATGGGAAGCCCGGTATGTTAAAGCAATAAGTACTAATAATAAAAAACTATATGGAAGTGTTTATGCTAGTACCTATACTGAAGTTAAACAAAAAAGAGAAAATATATGTAATTCTTTAAACAAAGAAAAAATTAAAAAGTCGAATATTAATAATCAAGTATTAGAATATTATATAGTTGAATGGTTAAATGTGTATCGAATTAAATTTAAAGCCCCTACTTATGTCAAGTATTATAATGTAATCTATAATTATTTATTACCATATTTTAAAGATATAAAGGCGAATGAATTAAATACCAAACAAGTTGAATTATTTACCGCTTCTTTATTAAAAGAAGGAAAAAATGGTAAACCACTATCACCTAAAACAGTAAAAGATATTCTTTCTTTGTTTAAATCCATTATAGGATATATAGAATCCGAACATAATATTAGTATAAATACTAAAATAATATATCCTAAAAAACAAAAAGAAAAAGAACGCATATTATCCAAAGAAGAATTTATAAACTTGAATCAAACTTTATTACAAGAAATAGATTCATGCAAATTTGGTGTACTTATAGCCATGGCTACTGGATTACGAATCGGTGAGTTATGCGCTTTAAAATGGAAAGATATTTCACTAAAAGAAAACTATATCTATGTTAACAAAACAATGCAGCGAATAAAAAATATTTACAGTGATAATCCAAAAACAATAATCATTGAAGATTCACCTAAAAGTTCTACATCAAATCGAAAAATTCCAATTCCAGCTAATCTTATTACTCTATTTAAACAATTTAGGCAAAATGATGATTGCTATTTATTAACTGGCAGAAGTGACAAATTTGTAGAGCCCCGATCATTAGAAAGAAAATTTCGAAAATATATTAAAAATGCAGGAATTGAAAAAGCTAACTTTCATATGCTAAGACATACTTTTGCAACTATGTGTATCGAGGGTGGTTTTGAAATCAAATGTCTTAGTGAAATTCTTGGTCATAGCGGTTCTCAAATTACCTTAGACCGCTATGTTCATTCATCATTTGATCTTAAAAAAAGTTGGATTGACAAGTTTTCAAATCAAAACATTTCTTGTCACTAAATATGGTCATAGTCAAAAAGTACTTATAAATAAGTACTTTTTTAGCTTTGTCGTAGAGTACTTTACTCTACGACTTTCTTTTATTATTTACAAAAAAAATATTTTTATTCAAAAAATGTAGAATTTGATAAACTATATTATCTATTTAAGTATCTAATTCTAATACTCCTGATACTGTATCCCATAATTATTTCAATAAAAAAACATGAACTCAAGGTAAATCCTAAGTTCATGTTTTTTGTTTATTTTAATAAAACTCGATCCGTATATTCTTGAGAAGAAGTAGAATACAAATGAATCAAGCCCTCTACGGTCATTTCTTCTCTTTCTTTGCCTTCAATCATTGCAATGATTTGTCCATCTTTCATAATCATTGTTTTATTACCGTATTTTAGAGCATCTTCCATATTATGAGTAATCATCAGTGTAGTAATCTGATGCTCTTCAACAATTTTTTGTGATAATTCTAAAACCTTTAATGCCGTTTTTGGATCTAAAGCAGCTGTATGCTCGTCCAATAACAATAAATCTGGAGTTACTAAAGTTGCCATTAATAACGTCAATGCTTGTCGCTGTCCTCCAGACAACAATCCAACTTTAGAATCTAATCGTTCTTCCAAACCTAACTCTAATTCCATCAGTGCCTTTTTAAACTCTTCACGATGACGATGAGACATTAGACTTAAACTAAAATGTTTACCTCTTTGATTTGACAAATGAAGATTTTCTTCAATTGTCATATTTGGGGCTGTACCCTTTAAAGGATCTTGAAACAATCTTCCAATCCCTTTTGAGCGCTTGTACTCAGGCTCAAAAGTAATATCACGACCATTTAAAATAATATTTCCTCGTTTTGTATCAACTGCTCCAGAAATAGCTTGAAATAAAGTTGATTTACCAGCACCATTACTTCCAATGATTGTAACAAAATCCCCTTTATCAAGTGCAAGATTAATATTATTAAGGGCGACTTTTTCATTAACTGTACCTTCATTAAAAACAACTGATACATCCTTTAATTCTAACATTAATTGCGCCCCCTTTTCTTACTTCTAAATGCTCCATTAGTTGAAGCAATTGCCACAATAACAAGAACTGCTGATAACAGCTTTAAATATCCTGAAGGAAGTCCCAGCTGTAGAGCAACTGTTAGGACTGCACGATAGAAAATTG encodes:
- a CDS encoding ABC transporter ATP-binding protein, coding for MLELKDVSVVFNEGTVNEKVALNNINLALDKGDFVTIIGSNGAGKSTLFQAISGAVDTKRGNIILNGRDITFEPEYKRSKGIGRLFQDPLKGTAPNMTIEENLHLSNQRGKHFSLSLMSHRHREEFKKALMELELGLEERLDSKVGLLSGGQRQALTLLMATLVTPDLLLLDEHTAALDPKTALKVLELSQKIVEEHQITTLMITHNMEDALKYGNKTMIMKDGQIIAMIEGKEREEMTVEGLIHLYSTSSQEYTDRVLLK
- a CDS encoding transcription termination/antitermination NusG family protein is translated as MNWYIIFANDNKINDLLLYFNNHPEMTAFVPKIEKLMKKDGKKVFAEVPMFPNYIFIESEFNSQEFYQIIESLEKDMDSTMRIMQSDEQKVLSLANNEKELLESLFNDDHLITRSMGTITDSKLIVQKGPLVGKEEMIKKIDRHKRVAFIGDVFGKTMKVPLEVTSKT
- a CDS encoding transcription termination/antitermination NusG family protein, encoding MKDNWYVLFALVAKENKLCSVLRRKGLDAFIPKIEYYRRDIKGNTLKMLFPGYIFVRSEMKQSDFDNLLYELGEQRDGLIKQLKDDGVTALRDEEIEMFNKLLNSEGILEMSQAFIEDNKAKVIYGPLIHYQDHIVKIDKHNRIAVLDIEFLNRHILAGLEIKSKI
- a CDS encoding ATP-grasp domain-containing protein → MKDTLMILGANTLQIPLIERANQLGYNTLVISPNREEPGHKISKYSEYYDIRDEINIVKLAEKYNICGVITDQTDLPVRTIAYVAEKMELPGNDYSVACLFTDKFLMRERCKELGIKTLKYKLCVNLEDAISFFNSINGAIIIKPIDNQGSKGVYKVSNVEELIQKFQESLRYSKQKKILLEEFVIGQEFVVEGICVNHEFENLIIGDTHYFNIPDVFSATMREFPSQANNELINKILELNKKIISGFNLKQGITHSEFIINGNDIILIEAAARGGGVFISSDLISLQTGLNTEKFLIDLATGKISSIPEHLSLDRSSCYVSFFLPVGKVIAINGIEEICKLDYIYHNNLSNIKLGMKTKPFTDKTARFFSIVSASNHEELMKRVQFLKKKLKIVVLTDRGEQGPIWR
- a CDS encoding tyrosine-type recombinase/integrase, producing the protein MPRRGENIFRRKDGRWEARYVKAISTNNKKLYGSVYASTYTEVKQKRENICNSLNKEKIKKSNINNQVLEYYIVEWLNVYRIKFKAPTYVKYYNVIYNYLLPYFKDIKANELNTKQVELFTASLLKEGKNGKPLSPKTVKDILSLFKSIIGYIESEHNISINTKIIYPKKQKEKERILSKEEFINLNQTLLQEIDSCKFGVLIAMATGLRIGELCALKWKDISLKENYIYVNKTMQRIKNIYSDNPKTIIIEDSPKSSTSNRKIPIPANLITLFKQFRQNDDCYLLTGRSDKFVEPRSLERKFRKYIKNAGIEKANFHMLRHTFATMCIEGGFEIKCLSEILGHSGSQITLDRYVHSSFDLKKSWIDKFSNQNISCH
- a CDS encoding DegT/DnrJ/EryC1/StrS family aminotransferase codes for the protein MDIIEKKNIPFSPPDIGEEEINGVINTLKSGWITTGPKTKEFERRIADYCNTSRAVCLNSATACMELTLRLLGVGPGDEVITSAYTYTATCSVICHVGATPILVDVAKDSFEMDYNQLNAKITERTKVIIPIDLAGIMCDYKKIFEIVEAKKDLFKASNEIQKAFGRIIVMADAAHAFGASKDNKMCGEVADFTSFSFHAVKNLTTAEGGAVVWKDIENIDNENIYEQYQLLSLHGQSKDALAKTKLGAWEYDVISPAYKCNMTDIMAGIGLAQLDKYQKLLSRRKEIIYKYNEGLKDLDVQILNHYDENHNSSGHLYLVRINGISGEQRNEIITEMAKKGIACNVHYKPLPLLTAYKKLGFDIKDYPNAYNQFINEVTLPLHTKLSDDDINYILKKLCELL